In Camelus bactrianus isolate YW-2024 breed Bactrian camel chromosome 18, ASM4877302v1, whole genome shotgun sequence, one DNA window encodes the following:
- the DNAAF8 gene encoding dynein axonemal assembly factor 8 isoform X3 produces MPFPGHGEPSSCPCSCSLDDGALRSIPSAPTPMTSQDKDVGPSLSFPWDAIMEAIREQLPTLDSDSSLSDCEEEELFIFQRNQTALIPDLSEEMAEDSAGALVTTSGSPPEPAVWPVGPTPDAWREWTTGTQDSASLEGRACVGPLHSLLRMPAETHGLQNPWWPQGKSTLSAQEAGLQTEPLGAASLAQEGSDSDSRRALRRERRKMMEKDILHKVTWDAWDPACCDLTQVKEMPPEQPREGLPVLSLQQLEEWDLDQVLQSLTGREDDQGDGAPGAAWWAANHCQGQDHTEPSTQDRLMEQLGLLCATQSRASSSARRAPADTPQDSKQEEAGSRSASKGLGIHADLGPRLAEDMRLRSPAEPPTVFMDLRLTKPSAQGSSGSSSSHSSCSSSCISSSSDSEEEGEEETAALRDQRGPARLRDCTRKSQLLQQLRAFRKATAQPELPAGALNPMTVLVRGDERGGAHGRGHGRQKQGWSDVPQVQEHQGWLAPPGARRGVGQILHQSLQKKPALQTP; encoded by the exons ATGCCGTTCCCAGGTCATGGTGAACCAagctcctgcccctgctcct GCTCCTTGGATGATGGTGCGCTGAGAAGCATCCCTTCAGCCCCAACCCCCATGACATCCCAAGACAAAGATGTGGGGCCGTCACTGTCCTTTCCCTGGGACGCCATCATGGAGGCCATTAGGGAGCAGCTCCCAACCCTGGACTCGGATTCTTCCTTG TCAGACTGTGAGGAAGAGGAGCTGTTCATCTTCCAGCGAAATCAAACTGCTCTGATTCCAGATTTGTCAGAGGAAATGGCTGAAGACTCTGCAGGGGCCTTGGTCACTACCTCAGGGTCTCCTCCTGAG CCAGCTGTGTGGCCTGTGGGACCCACCCCAGATGCCTGGAGGGAGTGGACCACAGGGACCCAGGATTCAGCCTCCCTGGAAGGAAGGGCCTGTGTTGGGCCTTTGCACTCTCTTCTCAGGATGCCTGCGGAGACCCACGGATTGCAGAATCCCTGGTGGCCACAGGGAAAGTCCACCCTCTCTGCCCAGGAAGCAGGCCTGCAGACGGAGCCCCTAGGCGCTGCCTCACTGGCCCAGGAAGGCTCCGACTCTGACAGCCGCAGAGCCCTccggagggagagaaggaagatgatggagaaagacatacttCACAAAGTCACCTGGGATGCCTGGGACCCAGCCTGCTGTGACCTGACTCAAGTGAAGGAGATGCCACCAGAGCAGCCCCGGGAGGGACTGCCAGTGCTCTCCCTCCAG CAACTTGAAGAGTGGGATTTGGATCAGGTCCTTCAGAGTCTGACAGGGCGAGAGGACGACCAGGGAGACGGTGCACCTGGAGCCGCGTGGTGGGCAGCCAACCACTGCCAGGGCCAAG ACCACACCGAGCCGAGCACCCAGGACAGGCTCATGGAACAGCTCGGCCTCCTGTGTGCCACGCAGTCCAGAGCCTCTTCCTCTGCCCGGAGGGCGCCTGCTGATACGCCCCAGGACAGCAAGCAGGAGGAGGCTGGAAGCAG AAGTGCTTCTAAGGGGCTGGGCATCCACGCTGATTTGGGCCCGAGGCTGGCGGAAGACATGCGGCTAAGGAGCCCAGCAGAGCCTCCCACCGTCTTCATGGATCTGCGGCTGACGAAGCCATCAGCCCAGGGGTCCTCGGGAAG cTCCAGCTCCCACTCCAGCTGCAGCTCCAGCTGCATCTCCAGCTCCTCTgacagtgaggaggagggagaagaggagacagCAGCTCTGAGAGACCAGCGGGGCCCGGCCAGGCTACG GGACTGTACCAGGAAGAGTCAGCTTCTCCAGCAGCTCAGGGCATTTCGGAAGGCAACGGCTCAGCCCGAGCTGCCTGCCG gtgccctaaatccaatgactgtcCTTGTGAGAGGAGACGAACGCGGAGGCGCACATGGAAGAGGCCATGGGAGACAGAAGCAGGGCTGGAGTGATGTGCCACAAGTCCAGGAGCACCAAGGATGGCTGGCACCTCCAGGAGCCAGGAGAGGTGTGGGACAAATCCTCcatcagagcctccagaagaagccagccctgcagacaccttga
- the DNAAF8 gene encoding dynein axonemal assembly factor 8 isoform X1, whose product MPFPGHGEPSSCPCSCSLDDGALRSIPSAPTPMTSQDKDVGPSLSFPWDAIMEAIREQLPTLDSDSSLSDCEEEELFIFQRNQTALIPDLSEEMAEDSAGALVTTSGSPPEPAVWPVGPTPDAWREWTTGTQDSASLEGRACVGPLHSLLRMPAETHGLQNPWWPQGKSTLSAQEAGLQTEPLGAASLAQEGSDSDSRRALRRERRKMMEKDILHKVTWDAWDPACCDLTQVKEMPPEQPREGLPVLSLQQLEEWDLDQVLQSLTGREDDQGDGAPGAAWWAANHCQGQDHTEPSTQDRLMEQLGLLCATQSRASSSARRAPADTPQDSKQEEAGSRSASKGLGIHADLGPRLAEDMRLRSPAEPPTVFMDLRLTKPSAQGSSGSSSSHSSCSSSCISSSSDSEEEGEEETAALRDQRGPARLRSLEHADVLCDSARTGSHSPYSEHLQEQWTHSGFPLLMSRFCGNALGGRLHVVLMDVASLVPQGLYQEESASPAAQGISEGNGSARAACRCPKSNDCPCERRRTRRRTWKRPWETEAGLE is encoded by the exons ATGCCGTTCCCAGGTCATGGTGAACCAagctcctgcccctgctcct GCTCCTTGGATGATGGTGCGCTGAGAAGCATCCCTTCAGCCCCAACCCCCATGACATCCCAAGACAAAGATGTGGGGCCGTCACTGTCCTTTCCCTGGGACGCCATCATGGAGGCCATTAGGGAGCAGCTCCCAACCCTGGACTCGGATTCTTCCTTG TCAGACTGTGAGGAAGAGGAGCTGTTCATCTTCCAGCGAAATCAAACTGCTCTGATTCCAGATTTGTCAGAGGAAATGGCTGAAGACTCTGCAGGGGCCTTGGTCACTACCTCAGGGTCTCCTCCTGAG CCAGCTGTGTGGCCTGTGGGACCCACCCCAGATGCCTGGAGGGAGTGGACCACAGGGACCCAGGATTCAGCCTCCCTGGAAGGAAGGGCCTGTGTTGGGCCTTTGCACTCTCTTCTCAGGATGCCTGCGGAGACCCACGGATTGCAGAATCCCTGGTGGCCACAGGGAAAGTCCACCCTCTCTGCCCAGGAAGCAGGCCTGCAGACGGAGCCCCTAGGCGCTGCCTCACTGGCCCAGGAAGGCTCCGACTCTGACAGCCGCAGAGCCCTccggagggagagaaggaagatgatggagaaagacatacttCACAAAGTCACCTGGGATGCCTGGGACCCAGCCTGCTGTGACCTGACTCAAGTGAAGGAGATGCCACCAGAGCAGCCCCGGGAGGGACTGCCAGTGCTCTCCCTCCAG CAACTTGAAGAGTGGGATTTGGATCAGGTCCTTCAGAGTCTGACAGGGCGAGAGGACGACCAGGGAGACGGTGCACCTGGAGCCGCGTGGTGGGCAGCCAACCACTGCCAGGGCCAAG ACCACACCGAGCCGAGCACCCAGGACAGGCTCATGGAACAGCTCGGCCTCCTGTGTGCCACGCAGTCCAGAGCCTCTTCCTCTGCCCGGAGGGCGCCTGCTGATACGCCCCAGGACAGCAAGCAGGAGGAGGCTGGAAGCAG AAGTGCTTCTAAGGGGCTGGGCATCCACGCTGATTTGGGCCCGAGGCTGGCGGAAGACATGCGGCTAAGGAGCCCAGCAGAGCCTCCCACCGTCTTCATGGATCTGCGGCTGACGAAGCCATCAGCCCAGGGGTCCTCGGGAAG cTCCAGCTCCCACTCCAGCTGCAGCTCCAGCTGCATCTCCAGCTCCTCTgacagtgaggaggagggagaagaggagacagCAGCTCTGAGAGACCAGCGGGGCCCGGCCAGGCTACG AAGCCTAGAACACGCTGACGTGCTCTGTGACTCGGCAAGGACTGGGAGCCACAGTCCTTACTCTGAGCATCTTCAGGAGCAGTGGACACACTCTGGCTTTCCCCTGCTCATGTCCCGTTTCTGTGGCAACGCATTAGGAGGTCGGCTCCACGTGGTGTTGATGGACGTTGCTTCTCTTGTGCCACAGGGACTGTACCAGGAAGAGTCAGCTTCTCCAGCAGCTCAGGGCATTTCGGAAGGCAACGGCTCAGCCCGAGCTGCCTGCCG gtgccctaaatccaatgactgtcCTTGTGAGAGGAGACGAACGCGGAGGCGCACATGGAAGAGGCCATGGGAGACAGAAGCAGGGCTGGAGTGA
- the DNAAF8 gene encoding dynein axonemal assembly factor 8 isoform X7: MPFPGHGEPSSCPCSCSLDDGALRSIPSAPTPMTSQDKDVGPSLSFPWDAIMEAIREQLPTLDSDSSLSDCEEEELFIFQRNQTALIPDLSEEMAEDSAGALVTTSGSPPEPAVWPVGPTPDAWREWTTGTQDSASLEGRACVGPLHSLLRMPAETHGLQNPWWPQGKSTLSAQEAGLQTEPLGAASLAQEGSDSDSRRALRRERRKMMEKDILHKVTWDAWDPACCDLTQVKEMPPEQPREGLPVLSLQQLEEWDLDQVLQSLTGREDDQGDGAPGAAWWAANHCQGQDHTEPSTQDRLMEQLGLLCATQSRASSSARRAPADTPQDSKQEEAGSRSASKGLGIHADLGPRLAEDMRLRSPAEPPTVFMDLRLTKPSAQGSSGSSSSHSSCSSSCISSSSDSEEEGEEETAALRDQRGPARLRCPKSNDCPCERRRTRRRTWKRPWETEAGLE, translated from the exons ATGCCGTTCCCAGGTCATGGTGAACCAagctcctgcccctgctcct GCTCCTTGGATGATGGTGCGCTGAGAAGCATCCCTTCAGCCCCAACCCCCATGACATCCCAAGACAAAGATGTGGGGCCGTCACTGTCCTTTCCCTGGGACGCCATCATGGAGGCCATTAGGGAGCAGCTCCCAACCCTGGACTCGGATTCTTCCTTG TCAGACTGTGAGGAAGAGGAGCTGTTCATCTTCCAGCGAAATCAAACTGCTCTGATTCCAGATTTGTCAGAGGAAATGGCTGAAGACTCTGCAGGGGCCTTGGTCACTACCTCAGGGTCTCCTCCTGAG CCAGCTGTGTGGCCTGTGGGACCCACCCCAGATGCCTGGAGGGAGTGGACCACAGGGACCCAGGATTCAGCCTCCCTGGAAGGAAGGGCCTGTGTTGGGCCTTTGCACTCTCTTCTCAGGATGCCTGCGGAGACCCACGGATTGCAGAATCCCTGGTGGCCACAGGGAAAGTCCACCCTCTCTGCCCAGGAAGCAGGCCTGCAGACGGAGCCCCTAGGCGCTGCCTCACTGGCCCAGGAAGGCTCCGACTCTGACAGCCGCAGAGCCCTccggagggagagaaggaagatgatggagaaagacatacttCACAAAGTCACCTGGGATGCCTGGGACCCAGCCTGCTGTGACCTGACTCAAGTGAAGGAGATGCCACCAGAGCAGCCCCGGGAGGGACTGCCAGTGCTCTCCCTCCAG CAACTTGAAGAGTGGGATTTGGATCAGGTCCTTCAGAGTCTGACAGGGCGAGAGGACGACCAGGGAGACGGTGCACCTGGAGCCGCGTGGTGGGCAGCCAACCACTGCCAGGGCCAAG ACCACACCGAGCCGAGCACCCAGGACAGGCTCATGGAACAGCTCGGCCTCCTGTGTGCCACGCAGTCCAGAGCCTCTTCCTCTGCCCGGAGGGCGCCTGCTGATACGCCCCAGGACAGCAAGCAGGAGGAGGCTGGAAGCAG AAGTGCTTCTAAGGGGCTGGGCATCCACGCTGATTTGGGCCCGAGGCTGGCGGAAGACATGCGGCTAAGGAGCCCAGCAGAGCCTCCCACCGTCTTCATGGATCTGCGGCTGACGAAGCCATCAGCCCAGGGGTCCTCGGGAAG cTCCAGCTCCCACTCCAGCTGCAGCTCCAGCTGCATCTCCAGCTCCTCTgacagtgaggaggagggagaagaggagacagCAGCTCTGAGAGACCAGCGGGGCCCGGCCAGGCTACG gtgccctaaatccaatgactgtcCTTGTGAGAGGAGACGAACGCGGAGGCGCACATGGAAGAGGCCATGGGAGACAGAAGCAGGGCTGGAGTGA
- the DNAAF8 gene encoding dynein axonemal assembly factor 8 isoform X2: MTSQDKDVGPSLSFPWDAIMEAIREQLPTLDSDSSLSDCEEEELFIFQRNQTALIPDLSEEMAEDSAGALVTTSGSPPEPAVWPVGPTPDAWREWTTGTQDSASLEGRACVGPLHSLLRMPAETHGLQNPWWPQGKSTLSAQEAGLQTEPLGAASLAQEGSDSDSRRALRRERRKMMEKDILHKVTWDAWDPACCDLTQVKEMPPEQPREGLPVLSLQQLEEWDLDQVLQSLTGREDDQGDGAPGAAWWAANHCQGQDHTEPSTQDRLMEQLGLLCATQSRASSSARRAPADTPQDSKQEEAGSRSASKGLGIHADLGPRLAEDMRLRSPAEPPTVFMDLRLTKPSAQGSSGSSSSHSSCSSSCISSSSDSEEEGEEETAALRDQRGPARLRSLEHADVLCDSARTGSHSPYSEHLQEQWTHSGFPLLMSRFCGNALGGRLHVVLMDVASLVPQGLYQEESASPAAQGISEGNGSARAACRLFPVSQSLSPPWPHLLCGKSRAIISGPPGHGIRQPAGSLASGHVFQSLAGVTASSHALRVP, from the exons ATGACATCCCAAGACAAAGATGTGGGGCCGTCACTGTCCTTTCCCTGGGACGCCATCATGGAGGCCATTAGGGAGCAGCTCCCAACCCTGGACTCGGATTCTTCCTTG TCAGACTGTGAGGAAGAGGAGCTGTTCATCTTCCAGCGAAATCAAACTGCTCTGATTCCAGATTTGTCAGAGGAAATGGCTGAAGACTCTGCAGGGGCCTTGGTCACTACCTCAGGGTCTCCTCCTGAG CCAGCTGTGTGGCCTGTGGGACCCACCCCAGATGCCTGGAGGGAGTGGACCACAGGGACCCAGGATTCAGCCTCCCTGGAAGGAAGGGCCTGTGTTGGGCCTTTGCACTCTCTTCTCAGGATGCCTGCGGAGACCCACGGATTGCAGAATCCCTGGTGGCCACAGGGAAAGTCCACCCTCTCTGCCCAGGAAGCAGGCCTGCAGACGGAGCCCCTAGGCGCTGCCTCACTGGCCCAGGAAGGCTCCGACTCTGACAGCCGCAGAGCCCTccggagggagagaaggaagatgatggagaaagacatacttCACAAAGTCACCTGGGATGCCTGGGACCCAGCCTGCTGTGACCTGACTCAAGTGAAGGAGATGCCACCAGAGCAGCCCCGGGAGGGACTGCCAGTGCTCTCCCTCCAG CAACTTGAAGAGTGGGATTTGGATCAGGTCCTTCAGAGTCTGACAGGGCGAGAGGACGACCAGGGAGACGGTGCACCTGGAGCCGCGTGGTGGGCAGCCAACCACTGCCAGGGCCAAG ACCACACCGAGCCGAGCACCCAGGACAGGCTCATGGAACAGCTCGGCCTCCTGTGTGCCACGCAGTCCAGAGCCTCTTCCTCTGCCCGGAGGGCGCCTGCTGATACGCCCCAGGACAGCAAGCAGGAGGAGGCTGGAAGCAG AAGTGCTTCTAAGGGGCTGGGCATCCACGCTGATTTGGGCCCGAGGCTGGCGGAAGACATGCGGCTAAGGAGCCCAGCAGAGCCTCCCACCGTCTTCATGGATCTGCGGCTGACGAAGCCATCAGCCCAGGGGTCCTCGGGAAG cTCCAGCTCCCACTCCAGCTGCAGCTCCAGCTGCATCTCCAGCTCCTCTgacagtgaggaggagggagaagaggagacagCAGCTCTGAGAGACCAGCGGGGCCCGGCCAGGCTACG AAGCCTAGAACACGCTGACGTGCTCTGTGACTCGGCAAGGACTGGGAGCCACAGTCCTTACTCTGAGCATCTTCAGGAGCAGTGGACACACTCTGGCTTTCCCCTGCTCATGTCCCGTTTCTGTGGCAACGCATTAGGAGGTCGGCTCCACGTGGTGTTGATGGACGTTGCTTCTCTTGTGCCACAGGGACTGTACCAGGAAGAGTCAGCTTCTCCAGCAGCTCAGGGCATTTCGGAAGGCAACGGCTCAGCCCGAGCTGCCTGCCG CTTGTTTCCAGTATCTCAGAGCCTCAGCCCTCCTTGGCCCCACCTGCTCTGTGGGAAGAGCAGAGCCATCATCTCAGGCCCCCCAGGCCATGGGATCAGGCAGCCTGCAGGGTCATTGGCATCTGGGCACGTGTTCCAGAGTTTAGCTGGAGTCACCGCCAGCTCCCATGCACTAAGG gtgccctaa
- the DNAAF8 gene encoding dynein axonemal assembly factor 8 isoform X6 — protein MPFPGHGEPSSCPCSCSLDDGALRSIPSAPTPMTSQDKDVGPSLSFPWDAIMEAIREQLPTLDSDSSLSDCEEEELFIFQRNQTALIPDLSEEMAEDSAGALVTTSGSPPEPAVWPVGPTPDAWREWTTGTQDSASLEGRACVGPLHSLLRMPAETHGLQNPWWPQGKSTLSAQEAGLQTEPLGAASLAQEGSDSDSRRALRRERRKMMEKDILHKVTWDAWDPACCDLTQVKEMPPEQPREGLPVLSLQQLEEWDLDQVLQSLTGREDDQGDGAPGAAWWAANHCQGQDHTEPSTQDRLMEQLGLLCATQSRASSSARRAPADTPQDSKQEEAGSRSASKGLGIHADLGPRLAEDMRLRSPAEPPTVFMDLRLTKPSAQGSSGSSSSHSSCSSSCISSSSDSEEEGEEETAALRDQRGPARLRLFPVSQSLSPPWPHLLCGKSRAIISGPPGHGIRQPAGSLASGHVFQSLAGVTASSHALRVP, from the exons ATGCCGTTCCCAGGTCATGGTGAACCAagctcctgcccctgctcct GCTCCTTGGATGATGGTGCGCTGAGAAGCATCCCTTCAGCCCCAACCCCCATGACATCCCAAGACAAAGATGTGGGGCCGTCACTGTCCTTTCCCTGGGACGCCATCATGGAGGCCATTAGGGAGCAGCTCCCAACCCTGGACTCGGATTCTTCCTTG TCAGACTGTGAGGAAGAGGAGCTGTTCATCTTCCAGCGAAATCAAACTGCTCTGATTCCAGATTTGTCAGAGGAAATGGCTGAAGACTCTGCAGGGGCCTTGGTCACTACCTCAGGGTCTCCTCCTGAG CCAGCTGTGTGGCCTGTGGGACCCACCCCAGATGCCTGGAGGGAGTGGACCACAGGGACCCAGGATTCAGCCTCCCTGGAAGGAAGGGCCTGTGTTGGGCCTTTGCACTCTCTTCTCAGGATGCCTGCGGAGACCCACGGATTGCAGAATCCCTGGTGGCCACAGGGAAAGTCCACCCTCTCTGCCCAGGAAGCAGGCCTGCAGACGGAGCCCCTAGGCGCTGCCTCACTGGCCCAGGAAGGCTCCGACTCTGACAGCCGCAGAGCCCTccggagggagagaaggaagatgatggagaaagacatacttCACAAAGTCACCTGGGATGCCTGGGACCCAGCCTGCTGTGACCTGACTCAAGTGAAGGAGATGCCACCAGAGCAGCCCCGGGAGGGACTGCCAGTGCTCTCCCTCCAG CAACTTGAAGAGTGGGATTTGGATCAGGTCCTTCAGAGTCTGACAGGGCGAGAGGACGACCAGGGAGACGGTGCACCTGGAGCCGCGTGGTGGGCAGCCAACCACTGCCAGGGCCAAG ACCACACCGAGCCGAGCACCCAGGACAGGCTCATGGAACAGCTCGGCCTCCTGTGTGCCACGCAGTCCAGAGCCTCTTCCTCTGCCCGGAGGGCGCCTGCTGATACGCCCCAGGACAGCAAGCAGGAGGAGGCTGGAAGCAG AAGTGCTTCTAAGGGGCTGGGCATCCACGCTGATTTGGGCCCGAGGCTGGCGGAAGACATGCGGCTAAGGAGCCCAGCAGAGCCTCCCACCGTCTTCATGGATCTGCGGCTGACGAAGCCATCAGCCCAGGGGTCCTCGGGAAG cTCCAGCTCCCACTCCAGCTGCAGCTCCAGCTGCATCTCCAGCTCCTCTgacagtgaggaggagggagaagaggagacagCAGCTCTGAGAGACCAGCGGGGCCCGGCCAGGCTACG CTTGTTTCCAGTATCTCAGAGCCTCAGCCCTCCTTGGCCCCACCTGCTCTGTGGGAAGAGCAGAGCCATCATCTCAGGCCCCCCAGGCCATGGGATCAGGCAGCCTGCAGGGTCATTGGCATCTGGGCACGTGTTCCAGAGTTTAGCTGGAGTCACCGCCAGCTCCCATGCACTAAGG gtgccctaa
- the DNAAF8 gene encoding dynein axonemal assembly factor 8 isoform X5, whose product MPFPGHGEPSSCPCSCSLDDGALRSIPSAPTPMTSQDKDVGPSLSFPWDAIMEAIREQLPTLDSDSSLSDCEEEELFIFQRNQTALIPDLSEEMAEDSAGALVTTSGSPPEPAVWPVGPTPDAWREWTTGTQDSASLEGRACVGPLHSLLRMPAETHGLQNPWWPQGKSTLSAQEAGLQTEPLGAASLAQEGSDSDSRRALRRERRKMMEKDILHKVTWDAWDPACCDLTQVKEMPPEQPREGLPVLSLQQLEEWDLDQVLQSLTGREDDQGDGAPGAAWWAANHCQGQDHTEPSTQDRLMEQLGLLCATQSRASSSARRAPADTPQDSKQEEAGSRSASKGLGIHADLGPRLAEDMRLRSPAEPPTVFMDLRLTKPSAQGSSGSSSSHSSCSSSCISSSSDSEEEGEEETAALRDQRGPARLRDCTRKSQLLQQLRAFRKATAQPELPAACFQYLRASALLGPTCSVGRAEPSSQAPQAMGSGSLQGHWHLGTCSRV is encoded by the exons ATGCCGTTCCCAGGTCATGGTGAACCAagctcctgcccctgctcct GCTCCTTGGATGATGGTGCGCTGAGAAGCATCCCTTCAGCCCCAACCCCCATGACATCCCAAGACAAAGATGTGGGGCCGTCACTGTCCTTTCCCTGGGACGCCATCATGGAGGCCATTAGGGAGCAGCTCCCAACCCTGGACTCGGATTCTTCCTTG TCAGACTGTGAGGAAGAGGAGCTGTTCATCTTCCAGCGAAATCAAACTGCTCTGATTCCAGATTTGTCAGAGGAAATGGCTGAAGACTCTGCAGGGGCCTTGGTCACTACCTCAGGGTCTCCTCCTGAG CCAGCTGTGTGGCCTGTGGGACCCACCCCAGATGCCTGGAGGGAGTGGACCACAGGGACCCAGGATTCAGCCTCCCTGGAAGGAAGGGCCTGTGTTGGGCCTTTGCACTCTCTTCTCAGGATGCCTGCGGAGACCCACGGATTGCAGAATCCCTGGTGGCCACAGGGAAAGTCCACCCTCTCTGCCCAGGAAGCAGGCCTGCAGACGGAGCCCCTAGGCGCTGCCTCACTGGCCCAGGAAGGCTCCGACTCTGACAGCCGCAGAGCCCTccggagggagagaaggaagatgatggagaaagacatacttCACAAAGTCACCTGGGATGCCTGGGACCCAGCCTGCTGTGACCTGACTCAAGTGAAGGAGATGCCACCAGAGCAGCCCCGGGAGGGACTGCCAGTGCTCTCCCTCCAG CAACTTGAAGAGTGGGATTTGGATCAGGTCCTTCAGAGTCTGACAGGGCGAGAGGACGACCAGGGAGACGGTGCACCTGGAGCCGCGTGGTGGGCAGCCAACCACTGCCAGGGCCAAG ACCACACCGAGCCGAGCACCCAGGACAGGCTCATGGAACAGCTCGGCCTCCTGTGTGCCACGCAGTCCAGAGCCTCTTCCTCTGCCCGGAGGGCGCCTGCTGATACGCCCCAGGACAGCAAGCAGGAGGAGGCTGGAAGCAG AAGTGCTTCTAAGGGGCTGGGCATCCACGCTGATTTGGGCCCGAGGCTGGCGGAAGACATGCGGCTAAGGAGCCCAGCAGAGCCTCCCACCGTCTTCATGGATCTGCGGCTGACGAAGCCATCAGCCCAGGGGTCCTCGGGAAG cTCCAGCTCCCACTCCAGCTGCAGCTCCAGCTGCATCTCCAGCTCCTCTgacagtgaggaggagggagaagaggagacagCAGCTCTGAGAGACCAGCGGGGCCCGGCCAGGCTACG GGACTGTACCAGGAAGAGTCAGCTTCTCCAGCAGCTCAGGGCATTTCGGAAGGCAACGGCTCAGCCCGAGCTGCCTGCCG CTTGTTTCCAGTATCTCAGAGCCTCAGCCCTCCTTGGCCCCACCTGCTCTGTGGGAAGAGCAGAGCCATCATCTCAGGCCCCCCAGGCCATGGGATCAGGCAGCCTGCAGGGTCATTGGCATCTGGGCACGTGTTCCAGAGTTTAG
- the DNAAF8 gene encoding dynein axonemal assembly factor 8 isoform X4, with product MPFPGHGEPSSCPCSCSLDDGALRSIPSAPTPMTSQDKDVGPSLSFPWDAIMEAIREQLPTLDSDSSLSDCEEEELFIFQRNQTALIPDLSEEMAEDSAGALVTTSGSPPEPAVWPVGPTPDAWREWTTGTQDSASLEGRACVGPLHSLLRMPAETHGLQNPWWPQGKSTLSAQEAGLQTEPLGAASLAQEGSDSDSRRALRRERRKMMEKDILHKVTWDAWDPACCDLTQVKEMPPEQPREGLPVLSLQQLEEWDLDQVLQSLTGREDDQGDGAPGAAWWAANHCQGQDHTEPSTQDRLMEQLGLLCATQSRASSSARRAPADTPQDSKQEEAGSRSASKGLGIHADLGPRLAEDMRLRSPAEPPTVFMDLRLTKPSAQGSSGSSSSHSSCSSSCISSSSDSEEEGEEETAALRDQRGPARLRDCTRKSQLLQQLRAFRKATAQPELPAGEGPSSQKAQAPGDTAEFRCGGKQHVTLRAERQSAQARPPGGSPGALGEPLGSGTVMEALARPLGQL from the exons ATGCCGTTCCCAGGTCATGGTGAACCAagctcctgcccctgctcct GCTCCTTGGATGATGGTGCGCTGAGAAGCATCCCTTCAGCCCCAACCCCCATGACATCCCAAGACAAAGATGTGGGGCCGTCACTGTCCTTTCCCTGGGACGCCATCATGGAGGCCATTAGGGAGCAGCTCCCAACCCTGGACTCGGATTCTTCCTTG TCAGACTGTGAGGAAGAGGAGCTGTTCATCTTCCAGCGAAATCAAACTGCTCTGATTCCAGATTTGTCAGAGGAAATGGCTGAAGACTCTGCAGGGGCCTTGGTCACTACCTCAGGGTCTCCTCCTGAG CCAGCTGTGTGGCCTGTGGGACCCACCCCAGATGCCTGGAGGGAGTGGACCACAGGGACCCAGGATTCAGCCTCCCTGGAAGGAAGGGCCTGTGTTGGGCCTTTGCACTCTCTTCTCAGGATGCCTGCGGAGACCCACGGATTGCAGAATCCCTGGTGGCCACAGGGAAAGTCCACCCTCTCTGCCCAGGAAGCAGGCCTGCAGACGGAGCCCCTAGGCGCTGCCTCACTGGCCCAGGAAGGCTCCGACTCTGACAGCCGCAGAGCCCTccggagggagagaaggaagatgatggagaaagacatacttCACAAAGTCACCTGGGATGCCTGGGACCCAGCCTGCTGTGACCTGACTCAAGTGAAGGAGATGCCACCAGAGCAGCCCCGGGAGGGACTGCCAGTGCTCTCCCTCCAG CAACTTGAAGAGTGGGATTTGGATCAGGTCCTTCAGAGTCTGACAGGGCGAGAGGACGACCAGGGAGACGGTGCACCTGGAGCCGCGTGGTGGGCAGCCAACCACTGCCAGGGCCAAG ACCACACCGAGCCGAGCACCCAGGACAGGCTCATGGAACAGCTCGGCCTCCTGTGTGCCACGCAGTCCAGAGCCTCTTCCTCTGCCCGGAGGGCGCCTGCTGATACGCCCCAGGACAGCAAGCAGGAGGAGGCTGGAAGCAG AAGTGCTTCTAAGGGGCTGGGCATCCACGCTGATTTGGGCCCGAGGCTGGCGGAAGACATGCGGCTAAGGAGCCCAGCAGAGCCTCCCACCGTCTTCATGGATCTGCGGCTGACGAAGCCATCAGCCCAGGGGTCCTCGGGAAG cTCCAGCTCCCACTCCAGCTGCAGCTCCAGCTGCATCTCCAGCTCCTCTgacagtgaggaggagggagaagaggagacagCAGCTCTGAGAGACCAGCGGGGCCCGGCCAGGCTACG GGACTGTACCAGGAAGAGTCAGCTTCTCCAGCAGCTCAGGGCATTTCGGAAGGCAACGGCTCAGCCCGAGCTGCCTGCCGGTGAGGGTCCCAGCAGCCAGAAGGCTCAGGCCCCTGGGGATACAGCCGAATTCAGGTGTGGGGGGAAGCAACATGTAACACTCCGGGCAGAGAGGCAGAGCGCCCAAGCCAGACCCCCAGGAGGAAGTCCTGGGGCCCTGGGGGAACCTCTTGGGTCAGGGACAGTCATGGAGGCCCTGGCGCGTCCCCTGGGCCAACTGTAG